A window of Brachybacterium fresconis contains these coding sequences:
- a CDS encoding helix-turn-helix domain-containing protein has protein sequence MDPSGDWTNATAPAVEPGHLYGHVLRPEEFLRHARYDHAVPDRRLRCWIDRYWSVTWDLGPGRMHRVTTLDEPSTHLTREWGGVRREGTDGAGTWITGPVTQGRFDVTQHEAGGVVGVRFRLGGTTAFTRADLAALRDRTVPAAEWFGADLPPPDLPSTATGAAPALDAWLLAREPREDPGAAAFREVLAVLEDPEVTGTAVLERRSGRSIRSLQRQFHRYVGVGPKRMLLRARVMDAVAAIDRGDPRSLADLAQGLGWFDQSHFIRDFRTVTGRTPSSYGGSRGDRAAGILPP, from the coding sequence ATGGACCCGTCTGGAGATTGGACGAACGCGACAGCTCCCGCCGTCGAGCCCGGGCACCTGTACGGGCACGTGCTGCGGCCCGAGGAGTTCCTACGGCATGCCCGCTACGACCACGCCGTCCCCGACCGCCGTCTGCGCTGCTGGATCGATCGCTACTGGTCGGTGACCTGGGACCTCGGTCCCGGCCGGATGCACCGCGTGACCACGCTCGACGAGCCCTCGACCCACCTCACCCGCGAATGGGGAGGGGTTCGGCGAGAGGGCACCGACGGTGCCGGAACCTGGATCACGGGGCCCGTCACCCAGGGCAGGTTCGATGTCACCCAGCATGAGGCGGGCGGCGTCGTCGGGGTGCGCTTCCGTCTCGGGGGCACCACCGCCTTCACCCGCGCCGACCTCGCCGCGCTCCGCGACCGCACGGTGCCGGCGGCCGAATGGTTCGGCGCCGACCTCCCGCCGCCGGACCTCCCCAGTACGGCCACCGGCGCGGCACCCGCTCTCGACGCCTGGCTGCTGGCGCGCGAACCCCGCGAGGATCCCGGTGCTGCCGCCTTCCGGGAGGTCCTCGCCGTGCTGGAGGACCCGGAGGTCACCGGCACCGCCGTGCTCGAGCGGCGCTCGGGCCGCTCCATCCGCTCCCTGCAGCGGCAGTTCCACCGCTACGTCGGCGTCGGTCCCAAACGCATGCTGCTGCGCGCGCGGGTGATGGACGCCGTCGCCGCGATCGACCGCGGCGACCCGCGCTCTCTCGCGGATCTCGCCCAGGGTCTCGGGTGGTTCGACCAGTCCCACTTCATCCGCGACTTCCGCACCGTGACGGGACGGACCCCGTCCTCGTACGGCGGTTCCCGCGGCGACCGCGC
- a CDS encoding VOC family protein: MTQTAASTTETVPVARLAMITLDASETEPIARFWSAVLGWPILALTPEYAMLQGPSHALGIGMIPDHQRPAWPDDGRKQFHFDLAVDDLEDAAARCVELGAERVDPQPGETWIVLRDPAGHAFCLTDAAAWG, encoded by the coding sequence ATGACACAGACCGCCGCCTCCACGACAGAGACCGTCCCCGTCGCCCGCCTCGCCATGATCACCCTGGACGCGTCCGAGACCGAGCCGATCGCCCGGTTCTGGTCGGCCGTGCTGGGCTGGCCGATCCTCGCCCTCACGCCCGAGTACGCGATGCTGCAGGGGCCCTCGCATGCCCTCGGCATCGGGATGATCCCGGATCATCAGCGCCCCGCCTGGCCGGACGACGGTCGCAAGCAGTTCCACTTCGACCTGGCCGTGGACGACCTGGAGGACGCGGCCGCACGCTGCGTGGAGCTCGGGGCCGAGCGGGTCGACCCCCAGCCCGGGGAGACCTGGATCGTGCTGCGCGATCCGGCCGGGCACGCCTTCTGCCTCACCGACGCCGCCGCCTGGGGCTGA